The Desulfofundulus salinus genome includes the window CGGCCTGGAAGCCTGCATGGCTATGGAACTGCTGGAATTTCCGGCCCCCGAAGAGGGCGCTGAACCGACCCTGGGCATGGCCCTCAACCTGGAAGAGGACAACATCGGTTGCGTCTTGCTCGGTGCCTACACACACATCAAGGAAGGGGACACCGTCAAGCGGACCGGACGTATTGCCTCCGTACCCGTGGGCGATGCCCTGATCGGCCGGGTGGTTAACCCCCTGGGACGCCCCCTGGACGGCAAGGGTCCCATCAAGAGCGACAAGTTCCGTCCCATTGAACGTATTGCCCCCGGCGTTATCACCCGCAAACCCGTGCACCAGCCCCTGCAGACTGGTTTAAAAGCCATCGACTCCATGATCCCCATCGGGAGAGGACAGCGGGAATTGATCCTCGGTGACCGGCAAACCGGTAAAACAGCCATTGCCGTGGACGCCATCATCAACCAGAAAGGTAAGGACGTCATCTGCATCTATGTGGCCATCGGCCAGAAAGCCTCCACGGTGGCCAACGTGGTACAGCGCCTGCGCGATTTCGGCGCCATGGATTACACCATTGTGGTTTCGGCTACCGCGTCCGACCCGGCACCGCTACTGTTCATTGCTCCCTATGCCGGCTGCGCCATGGGCGAGGAGTTTTTAGAGCAGGGTAAACACGTGCTGATTGTCTACGATGACCTTTCCAAGCAGGCCGTGGCCTACCGCGAGCTTTCCCTGCTCTTGCGGCGTCCCCCCGGCCGCGAGGCCTATCCCGGCGACGTGTTCAACCTGCACTCCCGCCTGCTGGAGCGGGCCTGTAAGCTCAACGACGAGCTGGGAGGCGGTTCCATAACGGCCCTGCCCATCATTGAAACCCAGGCCGGTGACGTTTCGGCCTACATTCCCACCAACGTGATTTCCATTACCGACGGCCAGATTTACCTGGAGCCCGACCTGTTCTACGCAGGTGTCCGTCCGGCCATTAACGTTGGTCTGTCGGTATCCCGGGTGGGCGGCGCCGCCCAGATCAAGGCCATGAAGCAGGTAGCCGGACGGCTGCGCCTGGACCTGGCCCAGTACCGCGAGCTGGCCGCCTTCGCCCAGTTCGGTTCCGACCTGGACAAGGCCACCCAGGCCCGTTTGATCCGCGGCCAGCGCATGGTGGAACTGCTCAAGCAAAAGCAGTACGCTCCCATGGCGGTGGAAGACCAGGTTATGGTTATTTATGCTGGTGTAAACGGCTACCTGGACGACCTGCCGGTGGAGAGGGTGCTTCCCTTTGAAGAAGAGTTCTTGAACTATATGCACACCAGCCATCCGGAAGTGGGCGAAGCCATTGCCAGGACCGGTGAGCTGTCCAGGGAAACGGAAGAAAAATTGAAAGCGGCCATTGTCGAATTCAAGAAGGGCTTTGTGGCCCGGACTGCCTGATCAACGCTTCCCGGTCTTCCGGTAGTAGCGACGCGAGGTGGTGAAAAAGAGTGCCAAGTTTACGGGACTTGCGGCGGCGTATTAAAAGTATCAAGAGCACCCAGCAGATCACCAAGGCCATGAAGGCGGTTTCCGCCGCCAAGATGCGCCGTGCCCAGGAGCAGGTTCTGTCGGCCAGGCCCTACGCCCGGCGGATGAAAGACGTCCTGGGGCGGGTGGGCACCGCCGCGGCCGGGGTTAAGCATCCCCTTCTGGAGGTACGGGAGCCCAAAAGAGTGGCCTACGTCCTTATCACTGCCGACCGGGGGTTGTGCGGCGGTTTTAACGCCAACCTGATCCGCAGGACCATTCAGGAAACAAAGAACATCAACGCCGAATTACACCTGGTCTGTGTAGGGCGTAAAGGCCGCGACTACTTCCGCCGCCGGGGTTACAATATCGCCCAGCAGTACGTGGGCCTGGGCGAGACCATCAGGTTAAGCCACGCCCAGGAGATTGCTCGCTACGTTATGGATAAATATGCGGCGGGGGAATTTGACGCCGTCTACCTCATTTACAGCGAGTTTGTC containing:
- the atpA gene encoding F0F1 ATP synthase subunit alpha, translated to MNLRPEEISSIIRQQIEKYQAQIEMRDVGTVIQVGDGIARVYGLEACMAMELLEFPAPEEGAEPTLGMALNLEEDNIGCVLLGAYTHIKEGDTVKRTGRIASVPVGDALIGRVVNPLGRPLDGKGPIKSDKFRPIERIAPGVITRKPVHQPLQTGLKAIDSMIPIGRGQRELILGDRQTGKTAIAVDAIINQKGKDVICIYVAIGQKASTVANVVQRLRDFGAMDYTIVVSATASDPAPLLFIAPYAGCAMGEEFLEQGKHVLIVYDDLSKQAVAYRELSLLLRRPPGREAYPGDVFNLHSRLLERACKLNDELGGGSITALPIIETQAGDVSAYIPTNVISITDGQIYLEPDLFYAGVRPAINVGLSVSRVGGAAQIKAMKQVAGRLRLDLAQYRELAAFAQFGSDLDKATQARLIRGQRMVELLKQKQYAPMAVEDQVMVIYAGVNGYLDDLPVERVLPFEEEFLNYMHTSHPEVGEAIARTGELSRETEEKLKAAIVEFKKGFVARTA
- the atpG gene encoding ATP synthase F1 subunit gamma; amino-acid sequence: MPSLRDLRRRIKSIKSTQQITKAMKAVSAAKMRRAQEQVLSARPYARRMKDVLGRVGTAAAGVKHPLLEVREPKRVAYVLITADRGLCGGFNANLIRRTIQETKNINAELHLVCVGRKGRDYFRRRGYNIAQQYVGLGETIRLSHAQEIARYVMDKYAAGEFDAVYLIYSEFVNVLVQRPRVVKLLPVEPPEGQENGEGKPGRVEYIFEPSAESVLSELLPMYVENMVFHGLLESKASEHSARMTAMDNATKNAGDMINRLTLSMNRARQAAITKEISEIVGGAAALE